Proteins from a genomic interval of Actinoalloteichus hymeniacidonis:
- a CDS encoding alpha/beta fold hydrolase produces the protein MRHLSRTPVFAISLLAISGLVAGCTTSVDGAPEPEIAVEQRGPAGVVPEGLSEFYGQAIEWGSCEDFALAPEESALLNQDGLECGRAEAPLDYADPEGDTISLGLVRRPADNETDRIGSLLVNPGGPGGSGVVAGAGLASAVAGTELGERFDLIGFDPRGVGTSEPAVRCLTDEEADEDRLITSVDTSPEGVAAAEERLELYVSRCVERSGTDLLAKVGTVDAVKDIDLLRSVLGDEKLSFLGFSYGTSLGSAYADAFPENVRALVLDGAVDPDQDAVDELVAQGAGFQQAFDAFAAWCAGMETCALGGDPAQAAQVFRGLVEPLIDNPLPTQDGRQLSYDDAETAVVQALYTQDLWDPLEMGLTELALGQGDMLILVADLYHGRDGAGKYSNMTDAFNAIRCVDETERMDVETAQEAERRYREAAPFLDDGREPGGIRDVCSFWPVEATAEPLEFDVDTLPETLVISTTGDPATPYQAGVDLAAALDASLLTFEGTQHGVFLQGVSCVDEIGIRYLIDLEVPAEDATC, from the coding sequence GTGCGACATCTGAGTCGAACCCCCGTGTTCGCGATCTCTCTGCTGGCCATCTCCGGACTCGTTGCGGGCTGCACCACCTCGGTGGACGGCGCTCCGGAACCCGAAATCGCGGTGGAACAACGCGGACCGGCGGGCGTGGTGCCCGAGGGCCTGTCGGAGTTCTACGGCCAAGCGATCGAATGGGGTTCCTGCGAGGACTTCGCCCTGGCGCCCGAGGAATCGGCGCTACTCAATCAGGACGGCCTCGAATGCGGCCGTGCCGAGGCACCCCTGGACTACGCGGACCCCGAGGGCGACACGATCAGCCTGGGCCTGGTCCGGCGCCCTGCGGACAACGAGACGGACCGCATCGGATCGCTGCTGGTCAACCCCGGTGGTCCCGGCGGATCCGGTGTCGTCGCCGGTGCAGGCCTCGCCTCGGCCGTCGCGGGCACCGAGCTCGGCGAGCGCTTCGACCTGATCGGCTTCGACCCGCGCGGCGTCGGGACCAGCGAGCCCGCCGTCCGCTGCCTGACCGACGAGGAGGCCGACGAGGACCGCCTGATCACCAGCGTCGACACCTCGCCGGAAGGAGTGGCGGCCGCGGAGGAGCGCCTGGAGCTGTACGTGTCGCGATGCGTCGAGCGCTCCGGCACCGACCTGCTGGCCAAGGTCGGCACCGTCGACGCGGTCAAGGACATCGACCTGCTGCGCTCGGTGCTCGGCGACGAGAAGCTCTCCTTCCTCGGCTTCTCCTACGGAACCTCGCTCGGCAGCGCCTACGCCGATGCCTTCCCGGAGAACGTGCGGGCCCTGGTCCTGGACGGCGCCGTCGACCCCGACCAGGACGCCGTCGACGAACTGGTCGCCCAGGGCGCCGGATTCCAACAGGCGTTCGACGCCTTCGCCGCCTGGTGCGCCGGGATGGAGACCTGCGCGCTCGGCGGCGACCCCGCGCAGGCCGCGCAGGTGTTCCGAGGACTGGTCGAACCTCTGATCGACAATCCGCTGCCCACCCAGGACGGCAGGCAGCTGTCCTACGACGATGCCGAGACGGCCGTCGTCCAGGCCCTCTACACCCAGGACCTGTGGGACCCGCTGGAGATGGGCCTGACCGAACTCGCGCTCGGGCAGGGCGACATGCTGATCCTGGTCGCCGACCTCTACCACGGTCGGGACGGCGCCGGTAAGTACTCGAACATGACCGACGCGTTCAATGCGATCCGCTGTGTCGACGAGACCGAACGGATGGACGTCGAGACCGCGCAGGAGGCCGAGCGCCGCTACCGGGAGGCCGCCCCCTTCCTCGACGACGGTCGGGAACCGGGCGGAATCCGCGATGTCTGCTCGTTCTGGCCCGTGGAGGCCACCGCCGAGCCGCTGGAGTTCGACGTCGACACGCTGCCGGAAACCCTGGTGATCTCCACCACAGGTGACCCGGCCACGCCCTACCAGGCGGGCGTCGACCTCGCGGCCGCGCTCGACGCGAGCCTGCTGACCTTCGAGGGCACCCAGCACGGCGTCTTCCTGCAGGGCGTGTCCTGTGTGGACGAGATCGGCATCCGGTATCTGATCGACCTCGAGGTGCCTGCGGAGGACGCCACCTGCTGA
- a CDS encoding FkbM family methyltransferase, with the protein MTDVPVDGERIAYLAAGDQPAVSDAAAETEAGPPEDELEAQWPEENVELDGEPSTTSEIIGDTAEVPVAWAISVCSIALAGETPAARVLRRSLTNQHPDTRFILLSLDPAVSDEDAADPAGEVLRPADIGISDGELNRLATACTAEELRAVLRPRLLAHLLRAGYPVLYLDPWVYVVGPLLDRVVPAVHERPLVLAPRVLEPLPRDGLRPAAEELASDGTFDTGLVAVAPGAEDFLHSWAQQARLAPYGAGFLDGAPALVDHRVLRDAGVGLSSWNAAQRALWRAEDGLLMIAEGIPLRTVHFDGFDPQRPWLFSTRVSDRPRVLLSEHPELAGLCAAYLKELGKSTAAAPAPGSPASSGSRLDVLPDGVVLPLELRRDFHGGWMASERADVDPPPAAFAVFGDDQITQARSFLTWAGEPGDPAQQRAGGNRWVAAVWRGDSALHQEFPDPFGADAEGFRAWCAGPGLSSGRVHPEVVPSVPEFAGVELLDQLGVSVLGDHPVADLLRSAVEASGLPSAAEPIYPVVLDCTGHTLSMPDRQLVQVCVDGAAVSTSAAELWVLSETTRSRMPHAGRPVRVLPLPVPEVGQIDLPARKAARARLGLDDGMVFAALVDHADERRDNALGLVGTFLAAFPDRPEVRLVLRVSGAREHQEGAERLRLATAADRRVVLLDASKVDRDGLIDAADCIVSLHREAESVTGGDDVALWLLRAVARGVPVLASDHGSAADLLGDDLAALVPCFEGRSEPDMRSAAEILRRFADAPESVADLGSAAREHALAARNANWAAQQVRGLVEVAYRGWRQARAQLRPAEDDPLKPLVAARHALHRAPEVGSQGGRMPLAPALQRAMLKALSHYDGHLREVMRSLIDGVERTAAELLRRQEESAGGIEPMELDALRAEIARIDRQRGQLAEHLVGTDDAVVRARSDLGGQQRRLRAVEEAATAESATRVRQVDLVAERLDRLTAALDKTLDRIDSLESRVADALRERDGALASRLHDVERTARTADALRRVVVREHERQVGVPDGPPSSLVLSDAGLIRLPAEDGVMLPWLSTHGVWEPEFSTLIDSLLEPDGVFLDIGAHVGYQTVRVLSRLGSRGAVVAVEPCEKTAALLRRNVAVNVSPAAAGRLTVVAAAAWDEPGSVPAEPAAGGGLRINPQPNVDLFSDANTAEVQQPPGGGPEAPAEQSTVEAVRLDRHLDGLTELQGLRISVVRVDTPGCTQRALGGLIRLLRRDRPHIVCTFSPAMTRRAGTEPSAVLNEFQSWGYEIALADTGEVVSVADVVRTAPDGGARLWLRPSVEREA; encoded by the coding sequence GTGACGGATGTGCCAGTAGACGGCGAGCGCATCGCCTACCTCGCCGCTGGAGACCAGCCTGCCGTTTCAGACGCCGCCGCCGAGACCGAAGCCGGTCCTCCCGAGGACGAGCTGGAGGCGCAGTGGCCTGAGGAGAACGTGGAGCTCGACGGCGAACCGTCGACCACCTCGGAGATCATCGGTGATACCGCCGAGGTACCGGTGGCCTGGGCGATCTCGGTCTGCTCGATCGCGCTCGCGGGCGAGACGCCGGCCGCGAGAGTGCTGCGTCGATCGCTGACCAATCAGCATCCGGACACCCGGTTCATCCTCCTGAGCCTGGATCCGGCGGTGTCCGACGAGGACGCGGCGGACCCGGCGGGCGAGGTACTTCGACCCGCCGACATCGGGATCTCCGACGGCGAGTTGAACCGGCTCGCGACGGCCTGCACCGCCGAGGAGCTGCGGGCCGTGCTGCGCCCTCGGCTGCTGGCCCACCTGTTGCGCGCCGGTTACCCGGTCCTCTACCTGGATCCCTGGGTCTACGTGGTGGGTCCGTTGCTGGACCGGGTCGTTCCGGCGGTGCACGAACGCCCGCTGGTGCTGGCCCCCCGGGTGCTCGAACCACTGCCCAGGGACGGTCTTCGGCCCGCCGCCGAGGAACTGGCCTCGGACGGCACCTTCGACACCGGTCTGGTCGCGGTGGCGCCGGGAGCCGAGGACTTCCTGCACTCCTGGGCGCAGCAGGCCCGATTGGCACCGTACGGCGCGGGATTCCTGGACGGGGCCCCCGCGCTCGTCGATCACCGGGTGCTCCGCGACGCGGGCGTCGGACTGTCCAGTTGGAACGCCGCGCAGCGTGCGCTGTGGCGTGCCGAGGACGGGCTGTTGATGATCGCCGAGGGCATCCCGCTGCGCACCGTGCACTTCGACGGTTTCGACCCGCAACGCCCCTGGCTGTTCTCCACCAGGGTCAGCGACCGGCCTCGCGTGCTGCTCTCGGAGCACCCCGAGCTGGCGGGCCTCTGCGCCGCCTATCTGAAGGAACTCGGCAAATCGACCGCCGCCGCACCGGCTCCGGGCTCACCCGCGAGCAGCGGGTCCCGACTGGACGTCCTGCCCGACGGCGTGGTGCTGCCGCTGGAATTGCGCCGCGACTTCCACGGCGGCTGGATGGCCTCGGAACGGGCCGACGTCGACCCGCCGCCCGCCGCGTTCGCCGTATTCGGCGATGACCAGATCACCCAGGCCAGGAGTTTCCTGACCTGGGCGGGCGAACCGGGGGACCCGGCCCAGCAACGCGCGGGCGGCAATCGATGGGTCGCGGCCGTGTGGCGGGGCGATTCCGCGCTGCATCAGGAGTTCCCCGATCCCTTCGGCGCCGATGCCGAGGGCTTCCGCGCCTGGTGCGCGGGCCCCGGTTTGTCCTCCGGCCGGGTGCATCCCGAGGTGGTGCCCTCGGTGCCGGAGTTCGCCGGGGTGGAACTGCTGGATCAGCTCGGCGTCTCGGTTCTGGGCGATCACCCGGTGGCCGACCTGTTGCGGTCGGCCGTGGAGGCCTCCGGGCTGCCCTCGGCCGCGGAACCGATCTACCCGGTGGTGCTGGACTGCACCGGACACACCCTGTCGATGCCCGATCGCCAGTTGGTCCAGGTGTGTGTGGACGGTGCGGCCGTCTCGACGTCGGCGGCGGAACTGTGGGTGCTGTCCGAGACCACCCGATCCCGGATGCCGCACGCGGGCAGGCCGGTGCGGGTACTGCCGCTGCCGGTCCCCGAGGTCGGCCAGATCGACCTGCCCGCCCGCAAGGCGGCCAGGGCGCGGTTGGGCCTGGACGACGGCATGGTGTTCGCCGCGCTGGTCGACCACGCCGACGAGCGGCGGGACAACGCGCTCGGTCTGGTCGGCACCTTCCTCGCGGCCTTCCCCGACCGTCCCGAGGTCCGACTGGTCCTGCGGGTCTCCGGTGCCAGGGAGCATCAGGAGGGCGCGGAGCGCCTGCGGTTGGCGACGGCCGCCGACCGTCGAGTGGTGCTGCTGGATGCGTCGAAGGTCGACCGCGACGGGCTGATCGACGCGGCCGACTGCATCGTGTCGCTGCACCGGGAGGCCGAATCGGTGACCGGGGGCGACGACGTCGCCCTCTGGCTGCTGCGGGCCGTCGCGCGCGGTGTGCCCGTGTTGGCCAGCGATCACGGTTCGGCGGCCGACCTGCTCGGTGACGACCTCGCGGCGTTGGTGCCGTGTTTCGAGGGGCGCAGCGAACCCGACATGCGCTCGGCCGCCGAGATACTGCGTCGGTTCGCCGACGCGCCCGAATCGGTCGCAGACCTGGGCTCCGCCGCCAGGGAACATGCCTTGGCGGCCCGGAACGCGAACTGGGCGGCCCAACAGGTACGCGGGCTGGTCGAGGTCGCCTACCGGGGTTGGCGGCAGGCTCGCGCCCAGCTGCGGCCCGCCGAGGACGATCCGCTCAAGCCGTTGGTCGCGGCCCGGCACGCCCTGCATCGGGCGCCGGAGGTCGGTTCCCAGGGCGGTCGGATGCCGCTGGCCCCGGCGCTGCAACGGGCGATGCTCAAGGCGTTGAGCCATTACGACGGACATCTCCGCGAGGTGATGCGCTCGCTGATCGACGGCGTCGAGCGCACCGCCGCCGAACTGCTGCGCAGGCAGGAGGAGTCGGCCGGTGGGATCGAGCCGATGGAGTTGGACGCGCTGCGGGCGGAGATCGCGAGGATCGATCGACAGCGCGGGCAGCTCGCCGAGCACCTCGTCGGCACCGATGACGCGGTGGTCCGCGCCCGATCCGACCTCGGCGGCCAGCAACGTCGCCTGCGTGCCGTCGAGGAGGCCGCGACCGCGGAATCGGCCACCCGGGTCCGCCAAGTCGATCTGGTGGCGGAACGACTGGACCGGCTGACGGCGGCGTTGGACAAGACGCTGGACCGGATCGACTCATTGGAATCGCGGGTCGCCGACGCGCTGCGGGAGCGGGACGGGGCCCTGGCCTCGCGGCTGCACGACGTCGAGCGGACGGCTCGGACCGCGGACGCGCTGCGGCGGGTCGTGGTCCGCGAACACGAGCGGCAGGTCGGCGTGCCGGACGGCCCGCCAAGTTCGCTGGTCCTCTCGGATGCCGGTCTGATCCGGCTGCCCGCCGAGGACGGCGTGATGCTGCCCTGGCTGTCGACGCACGGGGTCTGGGAGCCGGAGTTCTCCACCCTGATCGATTCGCTGCTGGAACCGGACGGGGTGTTCCTCGATATCGGGGCCCATGTCGGGTACCAGACCGTTCGGGTGCTGAGCAGGCTCGGTTCGCGCGGCGCGGTGGTGGCCGTCGAGCCCTGTGAGAAGACGGCGGCCCTGTTGCGTCGCAATGTGGCGGTCAACGTGAGTCCCGCCGCCGCCGGGCGTCTCACCGTGGTCGCGGCGGCGGCCTGGGACGAGCCGGGCAGTGTCCCGGCCGAACCCGCCGCCGGTGGCGGATTGCGGATCAATCCACAACCGAACGTGGATCTGTTCTCCGATGCGAACACCGCGGAGGTCCAACAGCCGCCCGGAGGCGGCCCGGAGGCCCCTGCCGAGCAGTCGACGGTCGAGGCGGTGCGACTGGATCGACACCTCGATGGGTTGACCGAGTTGCAGGGGTTGCGAATCTCGGTGGTGCGCGTCGACACCCCTGGCTGCACACAGCGGGCGCTCGGCGGGCTGATCCGATTGCTGCGCCGGGACCGGCCGCACATCGTCTGCACGTTCTCGCCCGCGATGACCCGGCGCGCGGGTACCGAACCCTCCGCCGTGCTCAACGAGTTCCAGTCTTGGGGTTACGAGATCGCCCTGGCGGATACCGGCGAGGTGGTCTCGGTAGCGGATGTCGTGCGGACGGCGCCGGACGGAGGTGCCCGGCTGTGGCTCCGCCCCAGCGTCGAGCGGGAGGCCTAG
- a CDS encoding glutamine synthetase family protein has protein sequence MDRQQEFVLRTLEERDIRFVRLWFTDVLGFLKSVAVPPAELEGAFAEGIGFDGSAIEGFARAYESDMVARPDPATFQVLPWETPDGEHYSARMYCDITMPDGSPCWADPRHVLRRTLSKATEAGFTCYVHPEIEFYLLRNLPDDGTEPIPADSGGYFDQASHNTAPHFRRRAIETLEAMGISVEFSHHEAAPGQQEIDLRYADALTMADNVMTFRYVVKEVAIQQGVNASFMPKPFTGQAGSGMHTHVSLFEGDRNAFYDGEDPHELSDIGKAFVAGLLRHAREISAVTNQWVNSYKRLITGGEAPSAVCWGRSNRSALVRVPMYSPGKASSRRVEIRSLDSACNPYLAYALIIAAGLKGIAEGYELPPAAEDDVWSLSDRERRAAGYASLPHNLIEALEVMESSELVAETLGEHVFDFFLRNKRAEWDAYRSHVTPYELRTMMPML, from the coding sequence ATGGATCGCCAGCAGGAGTTCGTCCTTCGCACGCTCGAGGAGCGGGACATCCGATTCGTTCGGTTGTGGTTCACCGACGTGCTCGGCTTCCTCAAATCGGTGGCGGTGCCCCCGGCCGAACTGGAGGGCGCCTTCGCCGAGGGCATCGGTTTCGACGGTTCCGCGATCGAGGGTTTCGCGCGGGCCTACGAGTCGGACATGGTGGCCCGGCCGGACCCGGCCACCTTCCAGGTGCTGCCCTGGGAGACCCCGGACGGCGAGCACTACTCGGCCAGAATGTATTGCGACATCACGATGCCGGACGGCTCGCCCTGCTGGGCCGATCCACGTCACGTGCTGCGTCGCACCCTGTCCAAGGCGACCGAGGCGGGCTTCACCTGCTACGTCCACCCCGAGATCGAGTTCTACCTGCTGCGCAACCTGCCCGACGACGGCACCGAGCCCATCCCGGCCGACTCCGGCGGCTACTTCGATCAGGCCAGCCACAACACCGCCCCGCACTTTCGGCGGCGGGCCATCGAGACCCTGGAGGCGATGGGGATCTCGGTGGAGTTCAGCCACCACGAGGCCGCGCCGGGCCAGCAGGAGATCGACCTGCGTTATGCCGACGCGCTCACGATGGCCGACAACGTGATGACCTTCCGCTATGTGGTGAAGGAGGTCGCGATCCAGCAGGGCGTCAACGCCTCGTTCATGCCCAAGCCCTTCACCGGGCAGGCAGGCTCGGGCATGCACACCCACGTCAGCCTGTTCGAGGGCGATCGCAACGCCTTCTACGACGGCGAGGACCCGCACGAGCTGTCCGACATCGGTAAGGCGTTCGTCGCGGGTCTGCTCCGACATGCCAGAGAGATCTCCGCCGTGACCAACCAGTGGGTGAACTCCTACAAGCGGCTGATCACCGGCGGCGAGGCCCCCAGCGCGGTGTGCTGGGGCCGCTCCAACCGTTCCGCCCTGGTGCGGGTGCCGATGTACTCGCCGGGCAAGGCGTCGTCCCGCCGGGTGGAGATCCGCAGTCTCGACTCCGCCTGCAACCCGTACCTGGCCTACGCCCTGATCATCGCCGCAGGTCTCAAGGGCATCGCCGAGGGCTACGAGCTACCGCCCGCCGCCGAGGACGACGTCTGGTCGCTCAGCGACCGGGAACGGCGCGCGGCCGGGTACGCGAGCCTGCCGCACAACCTGATCGAGGCCCTCGAGGTGATGGAGTCCTCCGAACTGGTCGCCGAGACGCTCGGCGAGCACGTCTTCGACTTCTTCCTGCGCAACAAGCGCGCCGAGTGGGATGCCTACCGCAGCCACGTCACGCCGTACGAGTTGCGCACCATGATGCCGATGCTGTGA